One Bythopirellula goksoeyrii genomic window, ACTAACCACAAGAATTCCTCTGTAGCATAGGAAAAATTACAGCCAAGTTCCTCGAACCAACTCCCCATTCCTTCCCCTAGCGAGTTGGCTATAATCCAGCCCTCAACCATTCACAGTCCGTAAAGAGACAAACGCCATGGGCAGAAAATTTGAAGTTCGCAAAGTGTCGATGGCCAAGACGGCTGCGCAAAAAACCAAGGTCTACTCCAAGTATGGTAAGCAGTTGTACGTCGTTGCTAAGAATGGCGGCAGCGATCCGGCAGGCAATTCGGCTTTGCGCAGCTTGATCGACAAAGCCAAACGCGATCAAGTACCGGCACATGTGATCGAAAAGGCGATCGAGAAGGCCAGTGGCGTCGGCGGCGAGGATTTTTCCTCGGCCCGCTACGAAGGGTTTGGGCCGGGCGGCTGTGCGGTGATTGTCGACTGTTTGACCGACAATAATAATCGCACCATCACGGACGTGCGAAATTGCTTTACCAAGGCCGGCGCGAAAATCGGGACAC contains:
- a CDS encoding YebC/PmpR family DNA-binding transcriptional regulator codes for the protein MGRKFEVRKVSMAKTAAQKTKVYSKYGKQLYVVAKNGGSDPAGNSALRSLIDKAKRDQVPAHVIEKAIEKASGVGGEDFSSARYEGFGPGGCAVIVDCLTDNNNRTITDVRNCFTKAGAKIGTPGSVAHTFEHMAVFSFAGDDGDQVLEAMLTADVDVSDVESEEGTVTLFVPPAEFDKARQALQEALPETELEVAEITYLPLTRTEISADDLPVFEKFMNLLNDCEDVQDVYHNAILPD